A portion of the Candidatus Paceibacterota bacterium genome contains these proteins:
- a CDS encoding sensor histidine kinase, with the protein MSSLKTSSFVTRMRNWIGKMGIPYKDHRFWIIQALVLVVDVSHILLEKSALLVTDSELYILSVSPFLVPVVYAALNFGRRGAGPTFAWALLLWIPEIISHQSTTRLGIVIQFGIIGVIAMIVANRVERENLAAGQAQEANVRLLKAKENLEIYIGLATEAQERERKRLSRELHDDTLQSLATAITEIGMVTSSENLVGAENRLLRVQEILSSTMSSVRRFCRDLRPSLLDDLGLIDAIEWLVADLQSRSGVVVDLRVHGPRQRLDERLELPIFRVVQEALHNVEHHARATQVNVEINFGSGNLVVSIADNGQGMSSLGPPTETGLGLRGMDERTKLLKGSLIIESKPGRGAKITLVVPMP; encoded by the coding sequence ATGAGTTCATTGAAAACTTCTTCTTTCGTCACAAGGATGAGAAATTGGATTGGGAAGATGGGGATTCCATACAAAGACCATCGATTTTGGATCATTCAAGCCCTTGTCTTAGTAGTAGATGTCAGCCACATACTCCTGGAAAAATCTGCTCTATTGGTCACTGATTCCGAGTTATATATTCTCTCCGTCTCGCCATTCCTTGTTCCGGTTGTTTATGCTGCACTTAATTTTGGACGCAGGGGCGCGGGACCAACTTTCGCCTGGGCGCTGCTTTTGTGGATCCCCGAGATAATTTCACATCAATCCACTACTCGCCTAGGCATTGTGATCCAGTTCGGAATTATTGGCGTAATCGCCATGATCGTGGCTAATCGCGTGGAGCGAGAAAATCTCGCGGCAGGGCAAGCCCAAGAAGCAAATGTGAGACTTCTAAAAGCAAAAGAGAATCTAGAAATCTATATTGGTCTGGCAACGGAGGCTCAAGAGAGAGAGCGAAAGCGTTTATCACGTGAACTCCACGACGACACCTTGCAGTCGCTAGCGACCGCAATAACTGAAATTGGAATGGTCACTTCAAGCGAGAATCTCGTCGGTGCAGAGAATCGGTTGCTCCGGGTACAAGAGATTCTCAGTAGCACGATGTCGAGCGTGCGGCGCTTCTGTAGGGATCTACGCCCCTCATTGCTAGATGACCTTGGCCTCATCGACGCTATCGAATGGTTGGTGGCGGATCTGCAAAGTCGCTCTGGTGTAGTTGTCGACCTTCGTGTGCATGGCCCTCGCCAAAGACTAGATGAGCGTCTCGAGCTTCCTATTTTCAGAGTCGTGCAAGAGGCGCTGCATAATGTTGAACATCACGCGAGAGCCACTCAAGTGAACGTGGAGATTAATTTTGGTAGTGGCAATCTGGTGGTTTCTATTGCTGACAATGGACAAGGAATGTCATCACTTGGTCCCCCAACGGAGACTGGGTTGGGTTTACGCGGCATGGACGAGCGAACGAAATTGTTGAAAGGGTCGCTGATTATCGAAAGTAAACCAGGCCGAGGTGCAAAAATTACTTTGGTGGTGCCGATGCCTTAA
- the nrfD gene encoding NrfD/PsrC family molybdoenzyme membrane anchor subunit, whose translation MRTMESADQLMQPSAQEASLRPFKKASMKFWIAIGLLSAVVALGIVAWIVQLREGMGVAGFSNRSFWAIDLTNVVTIIGVSYGGAVISAILLLTGASWRAPLARIAEGMAVVTVIIGAAFVFPHLGRPDRLMYMILQPNFRSPVFWDFVAITTYMFASFVFFFLPLIPDMAILRNKHPEELGRGRRALYRICSQGWISSPKQHRVLRGAIGVVAILIIPLAVSVHSVLSWAFSLVSRPGWHESIWAPYFVIAALYSGVALVVVITAGFRRGYHLEEFITERHFVRLGFLMAALGATYLYLTFADILPGAYVGERGVAEVVHDTLVGDYAISFWTFIFAGAILPILLVALPQTRNTAGMVVAATLIVIAMWLKRLVMVSETSHYDQLTRSFGQYYQFTWVSISITLAGVAAIPLMLMLLFRVVPILAIDEIDTLAAEDSTSPAPTTTKSPTGRGVGTVVGIFLLLIAAGTIGVGNATPAAADTSVPTITVTATASGPNIALTATVKYGADPVVEADLKFYESTTMFKPGTNLVPIGRTVTDFNGAAEVTYTAAVNGLKTITVMYYFDPEAPPAIGTTQVNVTGAVSPYVEPKAQLLAGAGRTLVGALFTLVLLSFLIVIAQVVRVRRTMREKTPS comes from the coding sequence ATGAGAACAATGGAAAGTGCAGATCAATTGATGCAGCCAAGCGCGCAAGAGGCCTCTTTGCGGCCATTTAAGAAGGCCAGTATGAAGTTCTGGATTGCCATCGGCTTACTTAGCGCGGTGGTTGCGTTGGGAATTGTGGCGTGGATCGTGCAACTTCGTGAAGGTATGGGCGTAGCTGGATTTTCTAACCGTTCATTCTGGGCCATCGACCTCACCAACGTGGTGACAATCATCGGAGTAAGTTATGGAGGAGCAGTTATTTCAGCGATTCTATTGCTGACTGGCGCTTCGTGGCGGGCACCTCTTGCTCGCATTGCCGAAGGCATGGCCGTTGTCACGGTAATCATTGGTGCGGCTTTCGTATTTCCTCATCTTGGCCGACCAGATCGATTAATGTACATGATTCTGCAACCCAACTTTAGGTCGCCAGTATTTTGGGACTTTGTTGCAATCACGACATACATGTTTGCTTCCTTTGTCTTCTTCTTTCTTCCACTTATCCCCGATATGGCAATTTTGCGGAACAAACATCCGGAAGAACTTGGACGAGGAAGGCGCGCCCTCTACCGAATCTGCTCACAAGGCTGGATTTCGTCACCAAAACAACACCGCGTATTGCGCGGTGCGATTGGAGTCGTAGCAATCCTCATAATCCCATTGGCAGTATCAGTCCACTCAGTGCTTTCTTGGGCCTTCTCTTTAGTAAGTCGTCCCGGCTGGCACGAGAGCATCTGGGCCCCATATTTTGTTATTGCCGCACTCTATTCAGGCGTTGCTCTGGTCGTTGTCATTACTGCGGGGTTCAGGCGTGGATATCACCTCGAGGAATTCATAACTGAGAGGCATTTTGTTCGCCTTGGTTTCCTCATGGCTGCATTGGGTGCGACCTATTTGTATCTCACCTTCGCGGACATTCTTCCCGGGGCCTATGTTGGCGAGCGAGGAGTCGCTGAAGTTGTCCATGACACTCTCGTTGGTGATTATGCAATTTCGTTCTGGACTTTTATATTTGCCGGCGCCATCCTGCCCATCCTCTTAGTCGCACTTCCTCAGACCAGAAACACGGCAGGTATGGTCGTCGCGGCAACATTGATTGTGATTGCTATGTGGCTCAAACGCTTAGTGATGGTCTCGGAAACATCCCACTATGACCAACTCACCCGATCCTTTGGGCAGTATTACCAATTCACGTGGGTTTCCATTTCGATAACTTTGGCCGGAGTTGCAGCAATACCTTTAATGCTCATGTTGCTCTTTCGAGTGGTTCCAATCCTTGCAATCGATGAAATCGACACGCTTGCAGCAGAAGATTCCACTTCCCCAGCCCCCACAACTACAAAATCCCCAACGGGACGAGGAGTTGGCACGGTTGTTGGCATCTTCCTGCTCCTGATTGCGGCAGGAACAATTGGTGTTGGCAATGCAACGCCCGCGGCGGCAGACACATCTGTTCCCACCATTACAGTTACAGCAACTGCTTCGGGACCGAACATCGCACTCACAGCCACCGTGAAATATGGCGCGGATCCTGTCGTGGAAGCAGATCTAAAATTCTATGAAAGTACAACCATGTTTAAACCTGGTACCAATCTGGTCCCTATCGGAAGGACAGTCACGGATTTCAATGGGGCGGCAGAGGTGACCTATACCGCTGCGGTCAATGGTTTAAAAACAATCACGGTCATGTATTACTTTGACCCAGAGGCACCACCTGCAATTGGCACCACCCAAGTGAATGTGACTGGTGCAGTCTCACCGTATGTAGAGCCAAAGGCACAACTTCTGGCCGGTGCCGGTCGTACTTTGGTGGGCGCTCTCTTCACTCTCGTCCTCCTCTCATTCCTTATTGTGATCGCCCAAGTAGTGCGAGTACGTCGGACTATGCGAGAGAAAACACCGAGCTAA
- a CDS encoding response regulator transcription factor, with the protein MSDTQEGTMGIRVLVVDDHPIFRAGICERLKTVDGLITVVGEGSDGFQAYEMAAKLRPQVILMDIAMPGMTGIEATQKISNDFPEIEIIILSVYDDDQYVNAALQAGASGYLLKTVEESELRDAVIKVSNGGSALSATVARSVLSRISEPSHSVNGMSDRELQVLQLAARGLTNKNIAKELFLSIRTVEAHMRNVFEKLGVSSRTEAVTHAVLHHLIQLTEKEK; encoded by the coding sequence ATGAGCGATACGCAAGAGGGGACAATGGGCATCCGAGTCCTCGTCGTGGATGACCATCCGATTTTTCGTGCGGGTATTTGCGAGCGACTCAAGACGGTTGATGGTCTGATAACTGTCGTGGGTGAGGGTAGCGATGGCTTTCAAGCATACGAAATGGCAGCAAAATTGCGCCCTCAAGTAATTTTGATGGATATCGCAATGCCCGGAATGACCGGTATCGAGGCCACACAGAAGATTAGTAATGATTTTCCCGAAATCGAGATCATTATTCTCTCGGTCTATGACGACGATCAGTATGTCAATGCAGCCCTGCAAGCGGGGGCTAGCGGCTATCTACTCAAGACCGTAGAAGAGAGTGAATTGAGGGATGCGGTTATTAAAGTCTCTAATGGGGGATCTGCCCTCTCCGCCACGGTTGCCAGGAGTGTACTTTCTCGGATTTCGGAGCCTTCACACTCCGTTAACGGGATGAGTGATCGCGAATTGCAGGTCCTACAGCTTGCTGCAAGAGGCCTGACAAATAAGAACATCGCAAAAGAACTCTTCTTGAGCATTCGGACTGTTGAAGCGCATATGCGCAATGTTTTCGAAAAACTGGGAGTCTCTTCGCGAACTGAAGCAGTCACACACGCTGTGCTGCACCACTTGATCCAGTTAACCGAAAAAGAAAAGTAA
- a CDS encoding IclR family transcriptional regulator, with translation MDRKNSGVGVLDKAVAILTTLESGPHSLAELVAATGIARPTAHRLAVALEFHRLVTRDLSGRFVLGPRSGELAAAAGEDRLLAAAAPALTSLRDATGESAQLYRRQGDLRICVAVAERVSGLRDSVPIGAALTMQAGSAAQVLLAWEDSDRIHRGLTNARFTAAQLAAVRRRGWAQSMGEREAGVASVSAPVRGPNGKVIAAVSISGPIERLGRQPGRLHAAVVAATAARLSEHLENSNKP, from the coding sequence GTGGACAGAAAGAATAGCGGAGTTGGTGTATTAGATAAAGCCGTAGCAATTCTTACGACCTTGGAATCGGGACCCCATTCCCTGGCAGAACTTGTAGCAGCAACCGGAATCGCGCGTCCGACGGCACATCGCCTAGCAGTTGCACTTGAATTTCATCGCCTTGTCACGCGCGACTTAAGTGGTCGTTTTGTGCTCGGTCCCCGCTCTGGCGAACTTGCCGCCGCTGCCGGGGAAGATCGCCTCCTCGCTGCGGCCGCGCCTGCCCTTACCTCGCTTCGTGACGCAACTGGAGAAAGTGCCCAGTTGTACCGACGCCAAGGTGACCTGCGGATCTGCGTTGCAGTCGCCGAACGCGTATCTGGTCTGCGCGACTCAGTTCCAATTGGAGCCGCTTTAACAATGCAAGCGGGCTCTGCTGCGCAGGTGCTACTTGCATGGGAGGATTCGGATCGCATCCACCGTGGACTTACAAATGCACGATTTACCGCTGCACAATTGGCAGCGGTTCGCCGTCGCGGGTGGGCACAGAGCATGGGAGAACGCGAAGCTGGAGTGGCTTCCGTTTCTGCACCGGTGCGCGGTCCAAATGGAAAAGTTATTGCGGCTGTCAGTATCAGCGGTCCGATTGAACGCCTGGGAAGACAACCCGGTCGTCTGCATGCAGCAGTTGTTGCGGCTACTGCGGCAAGACTTTCCGAACATTTAGAAAATTCAAATAAGCCTTAA
- a CDS encoding 4Fe-4S dicluster domain-containing protein — protein MANLRNVVDRSKRTRPYPDLGLTPAGVVSTEAEDMSRRNMLLGLGAVGVASMGSALGLIGFKDEAHAAGTVAKGAEHQWCRIVDLRACTGERKCVSSCQTRHGLPPEQTWMRVLSWQDEVGKEFFMPVPCQLCENPPCIAVCPVSATTRTAEGITLVDQDKCIGSRACMAACPYEARYFNWNKPADTNRMPAPSPSTPEFPANQIGTVGKCVLCADRIPYSNELPSCVEACPNHVHYIGDFVTDVAVNGVSTVKLSTFLSENNAVRFREELGTNPRTYYILGKGQPLGGPMAGVK, from the coding sequence GTGGCAAATCTAAGGAACGTTGTCGACAGATCAAAACGGACTCGTCCGTATCCAGATCTTGGACTTACACCAGCGGGGGTTGTGTCGACTGAAGCAGAAGACATGTCCCGCAGAAATATGCTCTTAGGTCTTGGGGCGGTTGGCGTTGCGTCAATGGGCAGCGCCCTTGGATTGATTGGATTCAAAGACGAAGCACATGCTGCAGGTACAGTTGCAAAAGGCGCCGAACATCAATGGTGCAGAATTGTCGACTTAAGAGCTTGCACCGGAGAACGTAAGTGTGTCTCGTCATGTCAAACCCGCCACGGTCTTCCCCCTGAGCAGACATGGATGCGCGTACTCTCATGGCAGGACGAAGTCGGCAAGGAATTCTTCATGCCGGTGCCCTGTCAGTTGTGCGAGAACCCACCCTGTATCGCCGTTTGTCCAGTAAGCGCCACTACTCGGACCGCCGAAGGCATAACTCTTGTCGACCAAGATAAGTGCATTGGTTCGAGAGCCTGCATGGCCGCCTGCCCCTATGAGGCTCGGTACTTCAATTGGAACAAGCCAGCAGATACAAATCGGATGCCGGCACCTTCGCCATCCACTCCGGAATTTCCTGCCAACCAGATTGGCACCGTGGGCAAGTGTGTCCTATGTGCAGATCGCATCCCCTACTCCAACGAATTGCCTTCCTGCGTTGAAGCCTGCCCCAATCACGTGCACTACATCGGGGACTTCGTAACAGATGTTGCGGTAAACGGAGTGTCAACCGTAAAACTTTCGACGTTTTTAAGCGAGAACAATGCAGTTCGATTTAGGGAGGAATTGGGCACCAATCCGCGTACCTACTACATCCTCGGAAAGGGTCAACCTCTCGGCGGCCCAATGGCGGGTGTGAAATGA
- the leuC gene encoding 3-isopropylmalate dehydratase large subunit produces MASDIAGKTLAEKIWQEHLVRSVEGEPDLLYIDLHLIHEVTSAQAFDGLRLAGRKVRRPDLTIATEDHNTPTQNIDRPIADPVSKLQVDTLRKNCADFGVRIHSLGDIDQGIVHVVGPQLGLTQPGMTIVCGDSHTSTHGAFGALAFGIGTSEVEHVLATQTLPLVRPETMAINVEGELPPGVAAKDIILALIAQIGTGGGQGYVIEYRGSAIRALSMEGRMTVCNMSIEAGARAGLIAPDEKTFAYIQGKPHAPQNWDEALAYWGTLFTDADAKFDVEITINANELAPFVTWGTNPAQGAPLTSVVPDPALITDAEERGAAERALVYMDLKAGTPLKNISIDTVFLGSCTNGRIEDLRNAAAILDGKKIASTLRMLVVPGSARVRLQAEAEGLDQIFINAGAEWRNAGCSMCLGMNPDQLAPGERSASTSNRNFEGRQGKGGRTHLVSPQVAAATALRGTLSSPADL; encoded by the coding sequence ATGGCGAGCGACATAGCCGGGAAGACATTGGCGGAGAAAATCTGGCAGGAGCACCTAGTTCGTAGCGTAGAAGGTGAACCGGATCTCCTTTACATAGATCTCCACCTGATTCATGAGGTAACGAGCGCACAGGCATTTGACGGTCTCCGACTGGCAGGCAGGAAAGTACGCCGCCCGGACCTCACGATTGCAACCGAGGATCACAACACTCCGACCCAGAATATTGATCGCCCGATTGCCGACCCAGTCTCCAAACTTCAAGTAGATACGCTTCGAAAAAACTGTGCCGACTTTGGAGTGCGAATTCACTCTCTGGGGGATATTGATCAGGGAATTGTTCACGTCGTTGGACCACAACTAGGACTGACTCAACCAGGTATGACAATTGTCTGTGGCGACTCACATACCTCCACCCATGGAGCTTTCGGAGCGCTGGCCTTTGGTATTGGAACTAGCGAGGTCGAACATGTTCTGGCTACCCAAACATTGCCACTCGTTCGTCCAGAAACCATGGCCATCAATGTCGAAGGTGAATTACCGCCGGGTGTTGCCGCCAAAGACATTATCTTGGCGCTCATCGCTCAGATTGGAACCGGCGGCGGACAGGGCTATGTCATCGAATACCGGGGAAGTGCCATTCGTGCGCTTTCCATGGAAGGCCGCATGACGGTGTGCAATATGTCGATCGAAGCCGGCGCTCGTGCGGGTCTAATTGCACCGGATGAGAAAACTTTTGCCTACATCCAGGGAAAACCACATGCACCGCAGAATTGGGATGAGGCCCTTGCCTACTGGGGCACTCTTTTCACTGATGCGGATGCGAAATTTGATGTCGAAATCACCATCAATGCCAATGAATTGGCGCCATTCGTCACGTGGGGAACCAACCCCGCCCAAGGTGCACCACTCACCAGCGTTGTTCCAGATCCTGCATTGATAACTGATGCTGAGGAGAGAGGCGCAGCCGAGCGTGCCCTTGTCTACATGGATCTCAAAGCAGGCACACCACTTAAAAACATCTCCATTGACACGGTTTTCCTAGGTTCATGCACCAACGGACGCATAGAGGACCTGCGAAATGCAGCGGCAATTTTGGATGGCAAAAAGATAGCTTCGACCCTGCGAATGTTGGTCGTTCCTGGCTCGGCGCGAGTCCGCCTGCAGGCCGAAGCAGAAGGACTGGATCAAATATTTATTAATGCTGGTGCAGAGTGGCGCAACGCAGGCTGCTCGATGTGTCTGGGCATGAATCCTGATCAACTTGCTCCGGGGGAGCGCTCTGCATCCACCAGCAATCGCAATTTTGAAGGCCGCCAAGGTAAGGGCGGTCGGACTCACTTGGTGAGCCCGCAGGTAGCTGCAGCAACTGCGCTACGTGGAACTCTTTCATCACCGGCAGATCTGTAG